From a region of the Alkalihalobacillus sp. TS-13 genome:
- a CDS encoding CD3337/EF1877 family mobilome membrane protein, whose product MRRSFRILLMIIIFFLPTYISASASLTDHLVPIPGYSDGKRYIGEVKLFYNEYPTNRYRLETYVDTSDDWKPWNWGDGVEHSFYLQLMEMVNTIWTYNIIFSSFIIKVVQEAFKLNFISDVIDIIGEAVQNIAGFGPGGFTKQGIWPLLLTFILTLTGTWAAYVGMIKRESSRAWGGLLSTLIIFVFALGFFSNTGKILGGLNDWSSNLQSEVLAISASIVDPEASYNKEEAIATIHNQLFDLMVKKPYLLMQYGTTDVDKDRVKKLLKLRPNDESRHTLVKDEADGKKEITGGKKNEMMSLGGVTERLGFIPLLLLSNAIIGLILLIVSGSIILYQMFFITLALFSPVPLLMALMPRWQQAGIGWLMKLLHTQIMKIGISLFLTILFGISAILYRATESSKLGYIWMMTIQIICFVGLIIKRRDFFNIVSTATNNIQSNSGHALQNSLRKYYQMKTVGNLGGVLTGRNKWKSPAPLANRRSKGDYNGNRRSKPYVKKDYYGNRISPQGQNSTDDLKPYIQQGNRQSKETNAHVKEKDPLHGVDRNGKNEENMDRTDDKELNINENKLPKLSVVKDDFQSFGRYNSAQVEDRTAGPLPDHLLKDTDDIKQHVNHKETDLARRQSRYYMERRNREHIEKNRNTSPNNHVKGTDDLQNSDRKSSGFNGTLMNNTDQTRTSRKNSN is encoded by the coding sequence ATGAGACGATCTTTCCGGATTCTCTTGATGATCATCATTTTCTTCCTACCCACCTATATTTCAGCGTCAGCTAGTCTGACCGACCATCTCGTTCCAATTCCAGGGTATAGTGATGGTAAGAGATATATTGGAGAAGTGAAGCTCTTTTATAACGAGTATCCGACCAATCGCTACCGTTTGGAAACCTACGTGGATACTTCAGATGATTGGAAACCTTGGAATTGGGGTGATGGGGTTGAACACTCGTTTTATCTGCAACTCATGGAAATGGTTAACACAATTTGGACGTATAACATTATTTTTTCTAGTTTTATCATCAAGGTTGTGCAAGAAGCGTTCAAACTCAATTTCATTTCAGATGTCATCGATATCATTGGAGAAGCCGTACAAAATATTGCAGGATTTGGTCCTGGTGGTTTTACCAAACAAGGTATCTGGCCTTTATTGCTCACGTTTATTCTCACTCTAACAGGAACTTGGGCAGCCTATGTCGGCATGATTAAACGGGAGAGCAGTCGTGCATGGGGAGGGTTATTATCAACCCTGATTATCTTCGTTTTCGCTTTGGGCTTTTTTTCGAATACTGGAAAAATCTTAGGTGGATTGAATGATTGGTCAAGTAATCTTCAGAGTGAGGTATTGGCGATATCTGCGAGTATCGTTGATCCTGAAGCGTCTTATAACAAGGAGGAAGCGATTGCAACGATTCATAATCAACTATTTGATTTAATGGTTAAAAAGCCGTACCTCCTCATGCAATATGGAACGACCGACGTTGATAAAGATCGTGTAAAAAAGCTACTTAAACTTAGACCAAATGACGAAAGTCGACATACTTTAGTAAAAGATGAAGCAGATGGAAAAAAGGAAATAACAGGGGGGAAAAAAAATGAAATGATGTCGTTAGGTGGTGTGACCGAACGCTTAGGGTTTATCCCTTTGTTATTGTTATCGAACGCCATTATTGGATTGATCCTATTAATAGTTTCGGGATCCATTATTTTGTATCAGATGTTTTTCATTACTCTAGCGTTGTTTTCGCCTGTGCCTTTATTAATGGCCCTAATGCCACGCTGGCAACAGGCAGGGATAGGTTGGCTCATGAAATTATTGCATACACAAATTATGAAAATTGGGATTTCGTTGTTTTTAACGATCCTTTTTGGAATATCCGCGATTTTATACCGTGCAACAGAATCTTCAAAATTGGGTTATATTTGGATGATGACGATTCAAATCATCTGTTTTGTAGGCCTTATCATAAAAAGAAGAGACTTTTTTAATATAGTATCGACCGCGACTAACAATATTCAGAGCAACTCGGGACATGCCCTTCAAAATTCACTTCGAAAATATTACCAAATGAAAACGGTCGGTAATCTAGGAGGGGTGTTGACTGGCAGGAATAAGTGGAAGAGCCCCGCACCTCTAGCCAACCGGAGAAGCAAGGGAGATTATAATGGCAACCGGAGAAGCAAGCCTTACGTTAAAAAAGATTATTATGGTAACCGTATATCCCCTCAAGGACAAAACAGTACGGACGACTTAAAGCCGTACATCCAGCAGGGAAATCGCCAATCCAAAGAAACAAATGCTCATGTAAAAGAAAAGGATCCTTTACACGGTGTCGATCGGAATGGAAAGAATGAGGAAAATATGGATCGAACGGATGATAAGGAATTGAATATAAACGAGAATAAACTTCCAAAACTCTCTGTCGTGAAAGATGATTTTCAATCGTTTGGACGTTATAACAGTGCCCAGGTTGAAGATCGAACTGCAGGTCCACTCCCCGATCATCTATTAAAAGATACCGATGATATTAAGCAACATGTAAATCATAAAGAAACCGACCTGGCTAGAAGACAATCGCGCTATTATATGGAACGCCGTAATAGGGAACATATTGAAAAAAATAGGAATACATCTCCGAATAATCATGTGAAAGGCACCGATGATTTACAAAATTCGGATCGAAAGAGTAGTGGCTTTAACGGCACTTTGATGAATAACACTGACCAGACAAGAACATCAAGGAAAAATTCGAATTAG
- a CDS encoding bifunctional lytic transglycosylase/C40 family peptidase codes for MSHINEHEKARTGRLSAAKPIMKKVTKAGATKGAIAMGWSVFLAIVVVLILGIIVVTMFFMIFSGDDGGSEQRHWGGDISSLGKNEIPSKFIKVYKAAEKKYGVPWNLLAAHHRVETHFSTITPMISPVGAEGHMQFMPCTWVGWGHSTCDGLGKGNIPESEKTKPKVIERYGGFGVDGNGDGKADPWNIKDAIFAAAKILKANGAADGQLREAVFAYNHDDRYVSEVLGFADRYVQGYVEVGGAGDYSGVEVVDVGRKWIKNSTYVWGGGRNQADIKAGRFDCSSFVHWAFKQVDVNLGMLGMTTTFTLKELGKPVPPNKMKPGDLVFFDTNGIDGHVGIYAGDGKFIGAQSSTGVAFADMSTGYWKNHFNGRVRRIE; via the coding sequence ATGTCGCACATTAATGAACATGAGAAGGCTCGGACGGGGCGTTTGTCTGCTGCAAAACCTATTATGAAAAAAGTTACAAAAGCAGGTGCAACAAAAGGAGCAATCGCTATGGGGTGGTCTGTTTTTTTAGCGATTGTCGTCGTACTTATACTAGGCATTATTGTCGTTACAATGTTCTTCATGATTTTTTCTGGCGATGATGGAGGTTCTGAACAACGACATTGGGGGGGGGATATATCTAGCCTCGGAAAGAATGAGATCCCTTCCAAATTTATAAAGGTTTATAAAGCTGCTGAAAAAAAGTATGGTGTTCCTTGGAATTTATTGGCAGCCCATCACCGCGTGGAAACACACTTCTCAACCATCACTCCGATGATTTCACCTGTTGGTGCGGAAGGCCATATGCAGTTCATGCCCTGTACGTGGGTAGGGTGGGGTCACTCTACTTGTGATGGATTAGGGAAAGGAAATATACCCGAATCCGAAAAGACAAAGCCAAAAGTCATTGAACGGTATGGAGGATTTGGGGTTGATGGAAATGGTGATGGGAAAGCTGACCCGTGGAACATCAAAGACGCAATTTTTGCAGCTGCAAAAATTTTAAAAGCGAATGGTGCAGCGGATGGACAATTGAGAGAGGCTGTTTTTGCCTATAATCATGATGATCGATACGTCTCAGAAGTTCTAGGTTTTGCTGACCGATATGTTCAAGGTTATGTTGAGGTAGGTGGGGCGGGAGATTATTCTGGCGTTGAAGTTGTAGATGTTGGTCGAAAATGGATTAAAAATTCTACATATGTGTGGGGTGGGGGTCGAAACCAAGCCGATATTAAAGCAGGTCGATTTGACTGTTCAAGTTTTGTTCATTGGGCATTTAAGCAAGTCGATGTGAATTTAGGTATGTTAGGAATGACAACGACTTTTACATTAAAGGAATTAGGAAAACCTGTTCCCCCAAATAAAATGAAACCCGGTGATCTTGTTTTTTTCGACACAAACGGAATTGATGGACATGTCGGCATTTATGCAGGAGATGGGAAATTCATTGGAGCCCAATCCTCTACAGGGGTCGCCTTTGCCGATATGTCCACAGGGTATTGGAAGAACCATTTTAACGGACGGGTCAGGCGAATTGAATAA
- a CDS encoding NAD(P)-dependent oxidoreductase, which translates to MNVLIFGASGATGNELVKQALAQGHTVTAFVRNPAKLQVQHDHIKLVQGNVTDYASVERAITGQEAVLCALGASTPLKRDAALIEGVRNIIQAMEKKNVHRFIYLSFLGVREGRKGLGFFVNFIVVPLLHNVVADHESKEAVVKKSRLNWTIVRPPRLTNGRKTGVYRSGEDIKPQSLILTISRADLADFMLEQLIDKTCYGKAPRVMY; encoded by the coding sequence ATGAACGTCCTTATTTTTGGCGCGTCTGGCGCCACTGGAAATGAATTGGTCAAACAGGCGTTAGCGCAAGGACACACCGTAACGGCATTTGTTCGCAATCCCGCAAAACTTCAAGTACAACATGATCATATAAAACTCGTTCAAGGCAATGTAACGGATTACGCATCAGTTGAACGAGCCATCACAGGACAAGAAGCAGTGCTTTGTGCGCTTGGCGCATCCACTCCTCTTAAACGGGATGCTGCACTTATCGAAGGTGTCCGTAACATTATTCAGGCAATGGAGAAAAAAAACGTGCACAGGTTCATTTATTTGTCTTTTTTGGGGGTTCGTGAAGGTCGCAAAGGGTTGGGGTTTTTCGTTAATTTCATCGTCGTTCCGCTGCTCCACAACGTTGTTGCGGACCATGAATCCAAGGAAGCTGTTGTAAAGAAAAGTCGGTTGAACTGGACAATCGTACGGCCGCCAAGATTAACAAACGGCCGGAAGACAGGTGTATACAGAAGCGGTGAGGATATAAAACCACAATCCCTCATTCTGACGATATCTCGTGCGGACCTGGCGGATTTCATGCTTGAACAGCTAATCGACAAAACCTGCTACGGAAAAGCGCCGCGTGTCATGTATTGA
- a CDS encoding putative holin-like toxin: MMTTYETLTIMIAFATLVVILITHEKK, encoded by the coding sequence ATGATGACTACTTACGAAACACTAACAATCATGATAGCATTCGCAACCTTAGTCGTAATACTCATCACACACGAAAAAAAGTAA
- a CDS encoding DinB family protein — protein sequence MSNELFSTAKSVREMVIQQVILIPEEMFDVQPDQFNNTIRWNVGHIAFSNEYLLSLGVPLKSTLPDHFTPLFNTGTKPSEWSQKPPTKEELIHYLTEQLSSLPQIPPNIFDQQMDPPVELGPLKFKTFGEVFNFATVHETIHLTTISCLLRVLQYQKV from the coding sequence ATGTCAAATGAATTATTTAGTACAGCTAAATCTGTTCGTGAAATGGTCATTCAACAGGTCATATTAATACCAGAAGAGATGTTTGACGTTCAACCTGATCAATTTAACAATACGATTAGATGGAATGTCGGACATATCGCCTTCAGTAATGAGTATCTTCTTTCATTAGGTGTACCGCTTAAATCCACCCTTCCGGATCATTTTACACCATTGTTTAATACAGGAACGAAGCCATCTGAATGGAGTCAAAAACCACCAACTAAAGAAGAACTGATTCATTACCTAACCGAACAGCTTTCAAGTTTACCTCAAATACCTCCAAACATATTTGATCAACAAATGGACCCACCAGTTGAACTGGGACCACTGAAGTTTAAAACGTTTGGTGAGGTATTCAACTTTGCGACCGTCCATGAAACGATACACTTGACGACTATTTCATGTCTTTTAAGAGTACTACAATATCAAAAAGTGTAG
- a CDS encoding cupin domain-containing protein, whose protein sequence is MVRTMEEVLVHPDGTTITLLDRGTDKQGEYLIVEHLVMKQGAMNGPHWHPILTESFTVKEGKMRFIVDGKEQFLGPGQHIKVLPKQVHQFWNQSKDRLIAIHEIRPPGNHWNMFKLMHKLTKQNRLNSKGVPRNPLWLGIAWECIDGYIAGPPILFQRAAFGGLARLARSIGYRI, encoded by the coding sequence ATGGTTAGGACAATGGAAGAGGTACTCGTTCATCCGGACGGAACAACAATTACACTTCTGGACCGAGGGACAGATAAACAAGGTGAGTACTTGATTGTTGAACATTTGGTAATGAAACAAGGTGCTATGAATGGCCCTCATTGGCATCCAATTCTAACGGAATCATTTACGGTTAAGGAAGGGAAAATGCGCTTCATAGTAGATGGCAAGGAGCAATTTCTAGGACCTGGTCAACATATTAAGGTTCTTCCCAAACAGGTGCATCAATTCTGGAACCAGAGTAAAGATCGGTTAATCGCTATTCATGAAATTCGACCACCAGGGAACCATTGGAACATGTTCAAGCTCATGCATAAATTAACTAAACAAAACCGATTAAATTCCAAAGGTGTACCTCGGAACCCATTATGGTTAGGGATAGCATGGGAGTGTATAGACGGATATATAGCAGGTCCTCCTATCTTATTTCAAAGGGCAGCATTCGGTGGATTGGCGCGACTGGCACGTTCAATCGGATATCGAATATAA
- a CDS encoding SDR family oxidoreductase, with amino-acid sequence MKRVLVAGATGYLGRYVVTALKNHEFYTKVLVRHPDKLSQRGKFLAPSIPNADEVVIGDITKRETLKHICNNIDYVFSSVGITTQKDRLTFNDVDFQGNLNLLKEAEHSHVDKFMYIHVYLDDDLKEAGPLIEAKKRFVKALIESNVDHIIVRPTGYFSDLTQFLKMAKKGRVYLIGDGKTRINPIHGEDLARFCIQSFSEENQTLDIGGPEILTYEQIAYLAFDVFNQKKQIVHIPVGFLKPASVGLKLVSKHYYGLYRFFMNVMTNNVIAPMYGNHKIKNYFNDIV; translated from the coding sequence ATGAAGCGAGTATTAGTTGCAGGTGCTACTGGTTATCTCGGCAGATATGTTGTGACGGCATTAAAGAATCACGAATTTTACACAAAAGTTTTGGTAAGACATCCAGACAAATTAAGCCAACGAGGGAAATTCCTAGCTCCTTCTATCCCAAATGCCGATGAAGTTGTCATTGGTGATATCACGAAACGGGAAACATTAAAACATATTTGTAATAATATCGACTATGTTTTTTCCTCAGTTGGCATTACAACACAAAAAGATCGTTTAACTTTTAACGATGTTGATTTTCAAGGAAATCTCAACTTACTAAAAGAAGCTGAGCATAGTCATGTTGACAAATTTATGTATATCCATGTTTACCTTGACGATGATTTGAAGGAAGCAGGACCTTTGATTGAAGCGAAAAAGCGTTTTGTTAAGGCGTTAATAGAGTCAAACGTTGATCATATTATAGTCAGGCCAACTGGGTATTTTTCTGACTTAACCCAGTTTTTGAAAATGGCAAAAAAGGGAAGAGTTTATTTGATCGGTGACGGGAAAACGAGAATCAATCCGATTCACGGTGAAGACTTAGCCCGATTTTGTATACAGTCGTTCTCTGAAGAAAACCAAACGCTAGATATTGGCGGGCCTGAGATACTTACATATGAACAAATCGCTTATCTCGCTTTTGATGTATTCAATCAGAAAAAACAAATCGTACACATTCCAGTTGGCTTCCTAAAACCGGCATCTGTTGGATTGAAATTGGTCAGTAAACATTATTATGGATTATACCGATTCTTTATGAACGTGATGACGAATAATGTGATTGCACCAATGTATGGAAATCATAAGATCAAGAATTATTTTAATGATATTGTTTAA
- a CDS encoding M23 family metallopeptidase, which translates to MENGDKVNQGDVLGLCGNSGNSSESHIHFQIGDFPNLEEGKSIRIQLENNETPIAEILSNLLNQNKTLPI; encoded by the coding sequence GTGGAAAACGGCGATAAGGTAAACCAAGGAGATGTCCTCGGTTTATGTGGAAACTCAGGGAATTCTAGTGAGTCACATATTCACTTTCAAATCGGTGACTTTCCTAATCTAGAAGAGGGCAAATCAATCCGTATTCAGCTCGAAAATAATGAGACGCCTATCGCGGAGATTTTGTCAAACTTACTCAATCAGAATAAAACACTACCAATTTGA
- a CDS encoding ABATE domain-containing protein, giving the protein MLNERLCLDFTNTVSWHNSEVTGEWLISYRKLVDWSHRAGILTEMQASTLLQKEAHQANEANEVLQQSIELREALYRIFSSVVKKESPAKKDISIFNKVLAKAYRTSHLVREDRTFSLRFDKSQDKLDGMLPPIIHSAADLLLSEKDLNRIKKCKNDPCGWLFLDTSRNHSRRWCSMAHCGNRKKARRFYQNNKGVKQTNSQ; this is encoded by the coding sequence ATGTTAAATGAACGATTATGTTTGGATTTTACCAATACTGTCAGTTGGCATAACAGTGAGGTTACAGGAGAATGGCTGATAAGCTATAGGAAGTTGGTTGACTGGAGCCATCGTGCTGGTATCTTAACAGAAATGCAGGCAAGTACACTTCTTCAAAAAGAAGCGCATCAAGCAAATGAAGCGAATGAGGTGCTGCAACAATCCATTGAATTACGGGAAGCGCTTTACCGGATTTTCAGTTCAGTCGTAAAGAAGGAATCTCCTGCTAAAAAGGATATATCCATATTTAATAAAGTATTAGCCAAAGCTTATCGCACGAGTCATCTCGTTCGAGAAGATAGAACTTTCTCTTTACGATTCGATAAAAGTCAGGACAAATTAGATGGAATGCTCCCACCAATTATCCATTCAGCAGCTGACCTTCTCCTTTCTGAAAAAGATTTAAATAGAATTAAGAAATGTAAAAATGATCCTTGTGGATGGTTATTCTTGGATACAAGCAGAAACCATAGCCGCCGATGGTGTTCAATGGCGCACTGCGGTAATCGCAAAAAAGCACGTCGCTTTTATCAAAATAACAAGGGAGTTAAACAAACGAACTCCCAATAA
- a CDS encoding arylamine N-acetyltransferase → MSELNVWFRKKLRIPENKQITFEDLHDILEKTATAFPFENFRVLSNQFGMITKDYLRHKILVKNEGGLCYELNPLLYFFLLDNGFNAKLIRGEVFDNDSGEWKDLGRTHIAIILQENDRDYLVDTGFGGNLPLMPVPLNNETISSRNGEFRVRPMESDYGDSVLDMKLKYKDTKWKIGYAFDPSRPIENMHELNDVQEIIVKHEQSPFNKTPLITRMTAEGNITLSPTSVTQWVNGKLEKEQIDYPTFKLLAYHFFGVDTSNLPGNSGITNWVSSRWKMMK, encoded by the coding sequence ATGAGTGAGTTAAATGTGTGGTTCCGAAAAAAACTTCGTATTCCAGAAAACAAGCAGATTACATTTGAAGACTTACACGACATTCTTGAAAAAACCGCAACAGCTTTTCCTTTTGAAAATTTCCGTGTCCTTTCCAACCAATTTGGAATGATTACAAAAGATTACTTAAGACATAAAATATTAGTCAAAAATGAAGGAGGTCTTTGCTATGAATTAAATCCACTGCTCTATTTTTTCTTACTTGATAACGGGTTCAATGCTAAATTGATTCGGGGTGAAGTATTTGATAATGATTCAGGAGAATGGAAAGACCTAGGAAGAACCCATATTGCAATCATTTTGCAAGAGAACGACCGTGACTATTTGGTAGACACAGGGTTTGGTGGGAATCTTCCATTAATGCCTGTCCCTCTTAATAATGAGACTATTTCTTCTAGAAATGGGGAATTTCGCGTCAGACCGATGGAAAGTGATTATGGAGACTCTGTCCTTGACATGAAATTAAAATATAAAGATACAAAATGGAAAATTGGATATGCTTTTGATCCATCACGACCAATCGAGAATATGCATGAATTGAATGATGTACAGGAAATCATTGTTAAACATGAGCAATCTCCCTTTAACAAGACACCTCTGATCACCCGAATGACAGCAGAAGGGAATATCACACTTTCTCCCACATCCGTTACACAATGGGTAAATGGTAAATTAGAGAAGGAACAAATTGACTATCCTACATTTAAGTTATTAGCATACCACTTTTTCGGGGTGGATACATCCAACTTGCCGGGGAACTCTGGAATAACAAACTGGGTATCATCGAGGTGGAAGATGATGAAGTAA